The sequence below is a genomic window from Proteus vulgaris.
AACTGGCGAATTGTTATTCCTAAAAATGAACTCGATCCTGATAAAGCACGTAAAATTGAACTTGCTGAAAATACACTTACATTACAATCTTTGGATAAAAAATAACGATGCCACAACCATCTCTTTATGAAATGCTAACGGGTTATTTTTCAGGTGGGCTACCTGTTGATTCTATATCAGAAGAAGATCAGGTTATTCTTTCTGTTATGGATAATATTCGTCGAATATTAAATTCACGAGCAGGAACATTAAAACATCTGCCTGATTATGGTTTACCTGATATGAGCAAAATAATTCAAGGGCTACCTGGAAGCTCACATAAGGTAATGTCTATATTATCAACAACATTACTAAAATATGAACCTAGAATAAAATCAGTAACACTAGGTATATTACCTGAAAATGAATTTGGAAAATTGTGTTATTCTTTAGATATTGAATTACATGAAAGAGGGCTTATACGTTATGGTACTGAGTTTTCACCTGATGGAAGAATATTTCTCCATCATTTAAAAAAACAATTTTATTTATCATGATGTTATTTCTTTCTATTTATTCTTACTTTTTCTTTATTTAGATTTATTTTTATATTATTGAGACCTTAAATTAACTTGAGGCAACTATGAATTCTTACTTAGATTCACTTTCAATTGGAGGTGATCCTCGTGTATTTAATCAATTTCTTGCTATTAAAGAAGAACTTGATAAACGATTTCATCCAGCTCGCCCAGATATTAATTGGCAGTATGTCCATGAATTGTGTATCGCTTTATTTAATCAAAA
It includes:
- the tssE gene encoding type VI secretion system baseplate subunit TssE, whose translation is MPQPSLYEMLTGYFSGGLPVDSISEEDQVILSVMDNIRRILNSRAGTLKHLPDYGLPDMSKIIQGLPGSSHKVMSILSTTLLKYEPRIKSVTLGILPENEFGKLCYSLDIELHERGLIRYGTEFSPDGRIFLHHLKKQFYLS